The Carassius gibelio isolate Cgi1373 ecotype wild population from Czech Republic chromosome B22, carGib1.2-hapl.c, whole genome shotgun sequence genome window below encodes:
- the LOC127988252 gene encoding alpha-2A adrenergic receptor, which produces MGCLNNSTNVTDTPYTLLVALPMSILVGFFILVIVFGNVLVIIAVFTSRALRAPQNLFLVSMASADILVATLVMPFSLANELMGCWAFGRVWCEIYLALDVLFCTASITHLCAISLDRYWSITQAIEYNLKRTPQRIKCIIVIVWIIAAVISFPPLITMKKEEGATCKINEEKWYIISSSIGSFFVPCIIMILVYIRIYQIAKKRTRAPPGDRMIKEAGKKEDDLERDPHEKLNGDPNPKPDEDMEESSSSDHKVSNPCSLKKKSSKGKTKRSQIKPGDGDKHEVLHTTKTSRWKGRQNREKRFTFVLAVVIGVFVICWFPFFFTYTLTAFCEECVPEPLFKFFFWFGYCNSSLNPIIYTIFNNDFRRSFKKILCRRDNRRGV; this is translated from the coding sequence ATGGGGTGTCTCAACAATTCAACCAATGTGACAGATACGCCATACACCCTGCTGGTGGCCCTTCCTATGAGCATCCTGGTGGGGTTCTTCATCCTCGTCATTGTCTTTGGCAATGTCCTGGTGATCATCGCAGTGTTCACGAGCCGAGCTCTCCGGGCTCCTCAGAACCTGTTCCTGGTGTCTATGGCCTCCGCTGATATATTGGTGGCTACACTGGTGATGCCGTTCTCGTTGGCGAATGAGTTGATGGGCTGCTGGGCCTTTGGGCGGGTTTGGTGCGAAATCTACCTGGCCTTGGACGTTCTCTTCTGCACGGCCTCGATCACTCACCTGTGCGCCATCAGTCTGGACAGATACTGGTCAATCACGCAAGCCATCGAGTACAACCTGAAGCGCACACCACAACGAATCAAGTGCATTATTGTTATAGTTTGGATCATCGCTGCCGTGATCTCCTTCCCGCCTCTGATAACCATGAAGAAGGAAGAGGGGGCCACCTGCAAAATCAATGAAGAAAAATGGTACATCATTTCCTCTTCCATTGGTTCGTTTTTCGTGCCTTGCATCATCATGATCCTCGTGTACATCCGAATTTACCAGATCGCCAAGAAGAGGACCAGAGCGCCACCTGGGGACCGGATGATAAAGGAAGCGGGCAAGAAGGAGGACGATCTGGAGAGGGATCCCCATGAGAAGCTCAATGGGGATCCCAACCCTAAACCAGACGAGGACATGGAGGAATCGTCCTCCTCGGACCACAAGGTCTCTAACCCCTGCTCCCTCAAGAAGAAGAGCTCCAAAGGAAAGACTAAGCGGAGCCAAATCAAACCGGGGGACGGCGACAAGCACGAGGTCCTTCATACCACCAAGACCAGCAGGTGGAAGGGCCGCCAAAACCGGGAAAAGCGCTTCACGTTCGTCTTGGCGGTGGTCATAGGCGTGTTCGTCATCTGCTGGTTCCCGTTTTTCTTCACCTACACATTGACGGCGTTTTGCGAAGAATGCGTGCCAGAACCACTTTTCAAGTTTTTCTTCTGGTTCGGCTACTGCAACAGCTCCCTCAATCCCATCATATACACCATCTTCAATAATGACTTCCGGAGATCCTTCAAGAAGATCCTCTGCCGGAGAGATAACAGGAGAGGGGTGTGA